A genomic region of Phenylobacterium parvum contains the following coding sequences:
- the thrB gene encoding homoserine kinase: MAVYTDITDEELATLLADFDIGAPLSLKGVAEGVENSNFLLETETGRFILTIYEKRVRADDLPFFLDLLTWLAARGFPGAAPVADRQGRTLKVVRGKPAAIVTFLPGLSVRRPNAAHCREAGAGLAWLHLAAEGFALTRENTLGHAAWRPFFTPLEAAAEALKPGLAATIRADLDALDAAWPSGLPEGVIHADFFPDNVFFRGEAFAGAIDFYFACNDLLAYDIAVALNAWCFEADGSFNVTSARALVAGYESRRPLSAAERAALPILARGAAMRFFLTRLADWGPVPEGALVRPKSPLEYERKLAVHRESADLLLFGPAA, encoded by the coding sequence ATGGCCGTCTACACCGACATCACCGACGAGGAACTGGCGACCCTGCTCGCCGACTTCGACATTGGCGCGCCCCTGTCCCTGAAGGGGGTGGCCGAAGGGGTCGAGAACTCGAACTTCCTCCTCGAGACCGAGACTGGCCGGTTCATCCTGACCATCTACGAAAAGCGGGTCCGGGCCGACGACCTGCCCTTTTTCCTCGACCTCCTGACCTGGCTGGCCGCCCGCGGATTCCCCGGGGCGGCGCCTGTCGCCGACCGCCAGGGACGGACCCTGAAGGTCGTTCGGGGCAAGCCGGCGGCCATCGTCACCTTCCTGCCCGGCCTGTCGGTCCGCCGGCCCAACGCCGCCCACTGTCGGGAAGCCGGCGCGGGCCTGGCCTGGCTGCACCTGGCGGCGGAGGGTTTCGCCCTGACGCGCGAGAACACCCTGGGCCATGCGGCCTGGCGGCCCTTCTTCACGCCCCTCGAGGCGGCGGCGGAGGCCCTGAAGCCCGGCCTCGCCGCCACGATCCGGGCCGACCTCGACGCCCTCGACGCCGCCTGGCCCTCCGGCCTGCCCGAAGGCGTGATCCACGCCGACTTCTTCCCTGACAACGTCTTCTTCCGGGGCGAGGCCTTCGCCGGCGCCATCGACTTCTACTTCGCCTGCAACGACCTGTTGGCCTACGACATCGCCGTCGCGCTCAACGCCTGGTGCTTTGAGGCGGACGGCAGCTTCAACGTCACCAGCGCCCGGGCCCTGGTGGCCGGCTACGAGTCCCGCAGGCCCCTCAGCGCCGCCGAGCGCGCCGCCCTGCCCATCCTGGCCCGGGGTGCGGCGATGCGCTTCTTCCTGACACGGCTGGCGGACTGGGGGCCGGTACCCGAAGGCGCCCTGGTGCGCCCGAAGTCGCCCCTCGAGTACGAACGCAAGCTCGCCGTCCACCGGGAATCCGCCGACCTTCTGCTCTTCGGCCCCGCGGCATGA
- the gcvPB gene encoding aminomethyl-transferring glycine dehydrogenase subunit GcvPB, protein MSLNSVGRPTRPATDASVAGFASLTGGRGLLQDEALIFERESRNGTGVDLPAPDAGAEDLAGLVRAAPLSLPGLSEPETVRHYVRLSQKNHAIDLALYPLGSCTMKHNPRLNEKLARLPGFADLHPLAPVSAVQGALGLMDRLSHWLKTLTGMPAVALSPKAGAHGELCGLLAIRAAHAAAGQVQRRLVLTPTSAHGTNPATAAFVGYEVVEIGQTADGRVDLADLAAKLSDEVAAIMVTNPNTCGLFERDILEISRLTHAAGAYFYCDGANFNAIVGRVRPGDLGVDAMHINLHKTFSTPHGGGGPGSGPVVLSAALAPFAPTPWVVHGPEGFRLLEEAGDEAVQAFGRMTAFHGQMGMYVRAYAYMLSHGADGLRQAAEDAVLNANYIKARLSGVMSAAFPDGPCMHEALFDDRWLEGTGITTLDFAKAMIDEGFHPMTMYFPLVVHGAMLIEPTESESRAELDRFCDALLALAGAALSGDVERFTAAPRLAPLRRLDETLAARKPRLTWRAPEPGVAPAPLAAE, encoded by the coding sequence ATGAGCCTCAATTCCGTCGGACGTCCCACCCGCCCCGCTACAGACGCCTCCGTCGCCGGGTTCGCCTCCCTGACCGGCGGGCGCGGCCTGTTGCAGGACGAGGCCCTGATCTTCGAGCGCGAGTCACGGAACGGGACCGGGGTGGACCTGCCTGCGCCTGACGCCGGCGCCGAGGACCTCGCGGGCCTGGTCCGCGCCGCGCCCCTCAGCCTTCCGGGCCTCTCCGAGCCCGAAACGGTCCGCCACTATGTCCGCCTGAGCCAGAAGAACCACGCCATCGACCTGGCCCTCTATCCGCTGGGCTCGTGCACCATGAAGCACAACCCCCGGCTGAACGAGAAGCTGGCCCGGCTGCCCGGCTTCGCAGACCTGCATCCCCTGGCCCCGGTCTCGGCGGTCCAAGGCGCCCTAGGCCTGATGGACCGGCTGTCCCACTGGCTGAAGACCCTGACCGGCATGCCCGCGGTGGCCCTGTCGCCCAAGGCGGGCGCGCATGGCGAGCTCTGCGGCCTGTTGGCCATCCGGGCGGCCCACGCCGCCGCCGGCCAGGTCCAGCGACGCCTGGTCCTGACCCCCACCTCCGCCCACGGCACCAACCCCGCCACGGCGGCCTTCGTCGGATACGAGGTGGTGGAGATCGGCCAGACGGCGGACGGTCGGGTCGACCTGGCCGATCTTGCCGCCAAGCTGAGCGATGAGGTGGCGGCCATCATGGTCACCAACCCCAACACCTGCGGCCTGTTCGAGCGGGACATCCTGGAGATCTCCCGCCTGACCCATGCGGCGGGCGCCTACTTCTACTGCGACGGGGCCAACTTCAACGCCATCGTCGGCCGGGTCCGCCCCGGCGACCTGGGCGTCGACGCCATGCACATCAACCTGCACAAGACCTTCTCCACTCCCCACGGCGGCGGCGGGCCAGGCTCCGGCCCGGTGGTCCTGTCGGCGGCCCTGGCGCCCTTCGCCCCGACCCCCTGGGTGGTCCATGGCCCCGAGGGGTTCCGACTGCTCGAGGAGGCGGGGGACGAAGCGGTCCAGGCCTTTGGCCGGATGACCGCCTTCCACGGCCAGATGGGCATGTATGTCCGCGCCTACGCCTACATGCTCAGCCACGGCGCCGACGGCCTGCGGCAGGCGGCCGAGGATGCGGTGCTGAACGCCAACTACATCAAGGCCCGGCTCTCCGGCGTGATGAGCGCGGCCTTCCCGGACGGGCCCTGCATGCATGAGGCCCTGTTCGACGACCGTTGGCTGGAGGGGACCGGGATCACCACCCTCGACTTCGCCAAGGCCATGATCGACGAGGGCTTCCACCCCATGACCATGTACTTCCCGCTGGTGGTGCACGGAGCCATGCTCATCGAGCCGACGGAGTCGGAGTCCCGCGCTGAGCTCGACCGCTTCTGCGACGCCCTCCTGGCCCTAGCCGGGGCGGCCCTCTCGGGGGATGTGGAGCGCTTCACGGCTGCGCCGCGCCTCGCGCCCCTGCGCCGGCTGGACGAGACCCTGGCCGCCCGCAAGCCGCGGCTGACCTGGCGTGCGCCCGAGCCGGGTGTGGCGCCGGCGCCGCTCGCCGCGGAATAG
- a CDS encoding F0F1 ATP synthase subunit B has product MNPFHISFDPSKPEFWIAVGLLIFLGIVVFVAKAPHMVAGQLDAKRDAIQNDLDEAARIRAEAERLLAELKAERAEAEKQVRDMLAAAEEQARAYEADAKARLEESLARRQQLAERKIANAEAQAEAEVRAAAVDFAARMAEQVLADRLSGAKSDPLVDRAIPLIAEKLA; this is encoded by the coding sequence ATGAACCCGTTCCACATCTCCTTCGACCCTTCGAAGCCTGAGTTCTGGATCGCTGTCGGCCTACTGATCTTCCTCGGCATCGTCGTCTTCGTGGCCAAGGCGCCGCATATGGTCGCTGGCCAACTCGACGCCAAGCGGGACGCCATCCAGAACGACCTGGACGAGGCCGCCCGTATCCGCGCCGAGGCCGAGCGGCTGCTGGCCGAGCTGAAGGCCGAGCGCGCCGAGGCCGAGAAGCAGGTCCGTGATATGCTGGCCGCCGCCGAGGAACAGGCCCGGGCCTACGAGGCCGACGCCAAGGCCCGGCTGGAAGAGTCCCTCGCCCGCAGGCAGCAGCTGGCCGAGCGCAAGATCGCCAACGCCGAAGCCCAGGCGGAGGCGGAGGTTCGCGCCGCCGCCGTCGACTTCGCCGCCCGCATGGCCGAGCAGGTCCTGGCGGACCGCCTCTCGGGCGCCAAGTCGGACCCGCTGGTCGACCGCGCCATCCCGCTGATCGCCGAAAAGCTGGCCTGA
- the gcvH gene encoding glycine cleavage system protein GcvH, with the protein MRFTKDHEWVALDGDVATIGITAYAAEQLGDVVYVETPEPGRALKAGEGMAVVESVKAASDVYAPLSGEVVEANADLAGAPETVNAEPESGGWFARVRVADRAEYDALMDRDAYDAFLETL; encoded by the coding sequence ATGCGCTTCACCAAGGACCATGAATGGGTCGCCCTGGACGGCGACGTCGCCACCATCGGCATCACCGCCTACGCCGCCGAGCAGTTGGGCGACGTGGTCTATGTCGAGACGCCGGAGCCCGGCCGCGCCCTGAAGGCCGGCGAAGGCATGGCGGTGGTCGAGAGCGTCAAGGCCGCCTCGGACGTCTACGCCCCCCTATCGGGCGAGGTGGTCGAGGCCAACGCCGACCTCGCCGGCGCGCCGGAGACGGTGAACGCCGAGCCTGAATCCGGCGGATGGTTTGCGCGGGTGCGCGTCGCCGACCGCGCCGAGTACGACGCCCTTATGGACCGCGACGCCTACGACGCCTTCCTGGAGACCCTCTGA
- the gcvT gene encoding glycine cleavage system aminomethyltransferase GcvT: MSEPELKRTPLHGAHLSAGARMAGFAGYDMPIQYPDGVMKEHAWTRTSAGLFDVSHMGQARLSGEGWAAAFEAVTPGDFAALKPGRQKYSVLLNSEGGILDDLMAARPDGEGLFIVVNGACKDEDFRFLEARLPAGVRLTRLEDRALLALQGPKAAAVLAAHVPGCVDMAFMDSAAMTGFGGVDLIVSRSGYTGEDGFEISLPAAEAARAWDLLLADDRVRPIGLGARDSLRLEAGLPLYGHDVDPSVSPVEADLSFAISPSRRRRGDFPGAARILGELSGAPSRVRIAMKVLEGAPAREGAVIVDAGGSEVGVVTSGGFSPTLGHPIAIGFAPPALCAPGQRLGVVVRGRTWPVETLALPFVPHRYVRRP; encoded by the coding sequence ATGAGCGAACCCGAACTCAAGCGCACGCCCTTGCATGGCGCCCACCTGTCTGCAGGCGCGCGCATGGCGGGCTTCGCCGGCTACGACATGCCCATCCAGTACCCCGACGGGGTCATGAAGGAGCACGCCTGGACGCGGACCTCCGCGGGCCTGTTCGACGTCTCGCACATGGGCCAGGCGCGGCTGTCCGGCGAGGGCTGGGCGGCGGCCTTTGAGGCCGTGACCCCCGGGGACTTCGCCGCCCTCAAGCCGGGGCGGCAGAAGTACTCCGTCCTGCTGAACAGCGAGGGCGGGATCCTCGATGACCTCATGGCCGCCCGTCCGGATGGCGAGGGCCTGTTCATCGTCGTCAACGGCGCCTGCAAGGATGAGGATTTCCGGTTCCTGGAGGCGCGCCTGCCCGCCGGGGTCCGCCTGACCCGCCTGGAGGACCGCGCCCTGCTCGCCTTGCAGGGGCCGAAGGCGGCGGCCGTGCTGGCGGCGCATGTCCCCGGCTGTGTGGACATGGCCTTCATGGACAGCGCGGCCATGACCGGTTTCGGCGGCGTAGACCTGATTGTCTCGCGGTCGGGCTACACCGGCGAGGACGGCTTCGAGATCTCCCTGCCGGCCGCCGAGGCCGCCCGGGCCTGGGACCTGCTGCTGGCCGACGACCGGGTCCGGCCCATCGGCCTGGGCGCACGGGACTCCCTGCGGCTCGAGGCGGGGCTTCCCCTCTATGGCCACGACGTAGATCCCTCGGTCAGCCCGGTGGAGGCTGACCTGTCCTTCGCCATCTCACCCTCGCGCCGGCGGCGCGGCGACTTCCCCGGTGCAGCGCGCATCCTGGGCGAGCTTTCCGGTGCGCCGTCCCGCGTGCGCATCGCCATGAAGGTGCTGGAAGGCGCCCCCGCCCGGGAAGGCGCCGTGATCGTCGACGCCGGCGGCTCAGAGGTTGGCGTCGTCACCTCCGGCGGCTTCTCGCCCACCCTGGGCCATCCCATCGCCATCGGCTTCGCCCCGCCCGCCCTCTGCGCCCCGGGCCAGAGGCTGGGCGTGGTGGTCCGCGGCCGCACCTGGCCGGTCGAGACCCTCGCCCTGCCCTTCGTCCCCCACCGCTATGTCCGCCGGCCCTGA
- a CDS encoding Tat pathway signal sequence domain protein translates to MRKSSLIAAFLLACAFAVPATDALAQSRRNPDEEQAEAAARKRKRDAEFGDNQAPLPQLRNAGPCPFVKVLYDAGRYVEFTGGREASAEVAWSGEIQKISAGCEYQDDQPIAVAMDVLFAVGKGPKASGNSKTYRYWVAVTQRNRLVIDKVYFDLPVRFEPGQDRLYAIERIDGIVIPRATLTTSGSNFEILVGFDVTPAMAEFNRQGKRFRLDAGAQTAASGSRTPK, encoded by the coding sequence ATGCGCAAGAGCTCCCTGATCGCCGCCTTCCTCCTGGCCTGCGCCTTCGCCGTGCCGGCGACCGACGCCCTGGCCCAGTCCCGCCGGAATCCGGATGAGGAGCAGGCTGAAGCGGCGGCCCGCAAGCGCAAGCGCGACGCCGAGTTCGGCGACAACCAGGCGCCCCTGCCGCAGCTTCGCAACGCTGGGCCCTGTCCCTTCGTAAAGGTGCTCTACGACGCCGGCCGCTATGTCGAGTTCACCGGGGGGCGCGAGGCCTCGGCCGAGGTGGCCTGGTCGGGCGAGATCCAGAAGATTTCCGCCGGGTGCGAGTACCAGGACGACCAGCCCATCGCCGTGGCCATGGACGTCCTGTTCGCCGTCGGGAAGGGGCCCAAGGCCAGCGGCAACAGCAAGACCTATCGCTACTGGGTGGCCGTCACCCAGCGCAACCGCCTGGTCATCGACAAGGTCTACTTTGACCTGCCGGTCCGGTTCGAGCCTGGCCAGGACCGCCTTTACGCCATCGAGCGGATCGACGGGATCGTCATCCCCCGGGCGACCCTGACGACCTCCGGCTCCAACTTCGAGATCCTGGTCGGCTTCGACGTCACGCCGGCGATGGCCGAGTTCAACCGCCAGGGTAAGCGGTTCCGCCTCGACGCGGGCGCCCAGACCGCCGCCTCGGGAAGCCGGACCCCGAAATGA
- a CDS encoding arginine--tRNA ligase: MIGLRGAIDHRLAEAFRALDLPPELARATPSDRPDLADFQCNGALAAAKRVGRNPREIAAGVAEALAAAPEFAGVEIAGPGFINLRLSDAALSARAGEIASEPRVGAQTVETPRRVLIDYGGPNVAKPMHVGHLRSSIIGESLKRLYRFRGDETVGDAHFGDWGYQMGLLIGAAMDADPWIRALVEDLNAAGTELSPAAEAAAFAGLEARISLADLDRMYPEAAALGKTDEAYRNRARRLTAELQSRRPGALLLWRHFARVTQVALARDFHALGVDFDLWKGESDADPLIPEMVADLEARGLLEDDQGARIVRVGRQGDKRDLPPLLVVSSEGSAMYGTTDLATILDRRRTFDPEQVLYVVDQRQADHFEVVFRAAVLAGYAAEGQLEHIGFGTMNGTDGKPFKTREGGVLKLNDLIEMTRDRARDRLREAGLGAELAPEAFEATAHQVAVAALKFADLSNFRGTSYVFDLDRFTSFEGKTGPYLLYQAVRIKSVLRRAAEQGLQPGDIRIEDPSERELALLLDAFDDALSEAYERRAPNLVADHAYRLAQAFSRFYAACPILPAEGEVRASRLALAGVILRQLELCLDLLGLSAPERM, encoded by the coding sequence ATGATCGGACTGAGGGGCGCGATCGACCATCGCCTCGCCGAGGCGTTCCGGGCGCTTGACCTGCCGCCTGAACTGGCGCGTGCGACGCCGTCGGACCGCCCGGACCTGGCGGATTTCCAGTGCAATGGCGCCCTCGCCGCCGCCAAGCGGGTAGGACGCAATCCCCGGGAGATCGCGGCGGGAGTCGCTGAGGCCCTGGCCGCCGCCCCGGAGTTCGCCGGCGTGGAGATCGCGGGCCCCGGCTTCATCAACCTGCGCCTGTCTGACGCCGCCCTGTCCGCCCGCGCTGGCGAAATCGCCTCGGAGCCCCGGGTGGGCGCCCAGACCGTAGAGACGCCCCGGCGTGTGCTCATCGACTACGGCGGCCCCAATGTGGCCAAGCCGATGCACGTGGGCCACCTGCGCTCGTCCATCATCGGGGAATCCCTGAAGCGTCTCTACCGGTTCCGTGGCGACGAGACGGTGGGCGACGCCCACTTCGGCGACTGGGGCTACCAGATGGGCCTGTTGATCGGCGCGGCCATGGACGCCGACCCCTGGATCCGCGCCCTGGTGGAGGACCTCAACGCCGCCGGGACCGAGCTCTCGCCCGCAGCCGAGGCCGCCGCCTTCGCCGGCCTGGAGGCGCGCATCAGCCTCGCTGACCTCGACCGGATGTACCCGGAGGCCGCTGCCCTCGGGAAGACTGATGAGGCCTACCGCAACCGGGCCCGGCGGCTGACCGCCGAGCTCCAGTCCCGCCGGCCCGGCGCCCTGCTGCTCTGGCGGCACTTCGCCCGGGTGACCCAGGTCGCCCTGGCCCGGGACTTCCACGCCCTCGGCGTGGACTTCGACCTGTGGAAGGGCGAGAGCGACGCCGATCCCCTGATCCCGGAGATGGTCGCCGACCTGGAGGCCCGCGGCCTGCTGGAGGACGACCAGGGCGCGCGAATCGTCCGCGTGGGCCGCCAGGGGGACAAGCGGGACCTGCCGCCCCTGCTGGTGGTGTCCTCCGAGGGCTCGGCCATGTACGGGACGACGGACCTCGCCACCATCCTGGACCGCCGCCGGACCTTCGATCCGGAGCAGGTCCTCTATGTCGTCGACCAGCGCCAGGCCGACCATTTCGAGGTGGTCTTCCGGGCCGCCGTCCTGGCTGGCTACGCCGCCGAGGGCCAGCTGGAGCACATCGGCTTCGGCACCATGAACGGGACGGACGGCAAGCCCTTCAAGACCCGCGAGGGCGGGGTGCTGAAGCTGAACGACCTGATTGAGATGACCCGCGACCGGGCGCGCGACCGCCTGCGCGAGGCGGGCCTGGGCGCCGAGCTGGCTCCCGAAGCCTTCGAGGCGACGGCGCACCAGGTAGCCGTGGCGGCCCTGAAGTTCGCCGACCTGTCGAACTTCCGCGGAACTTCCTACGTCTTCGACCTCGACCGGTTCACCAGCTTCGAGGGCAAGACCGGCCCCTACCTCCTCTACCAGGCGGTGCGCATCAAGTCGGTCCTGCGGCGGGCGGCGGAGCAGGGGCTGCAACCCGGCGACATCCGCATCGAGGACCCGTCTGAGCGCGAACTGGCCCTGCTGCTCGACGCCTTCGACGACGCCCTTTCCGAGGCCTACGAGCGCCGGGCGCCGAACTTGGTCGCCGACCATGCCTACCGGCTGGCCCAGGCCTTCTCGCGCTTCTACGCGGCCTGTCCGATCCTCCCGGCCGAGGGGGAGGTGCGGGCCTCCCGCCTGGCCCTTGCCGGAGTGATCCTGCGGCAGCTGGAGCTCTGCCTGGATCTGCTCGGACTTTCGGCGCCCGAGCGCATGTAG
- the gcvPA gene encoding aminomethyl-transferring glycine dehydrogenase subunit GcvPA → MRYLPLDEADRRHMLGVIGAPDVDALFADVPAPARLSAPVDLPRHAGEIEVERELAGLAALNRPAGAGPFFCGAGAYRHHVPATVDHIIQRSEFLTSYTPYQPEIAQGTLQVLFEFQTQVAALTGMEVANASLYDGSTACAEAVMMSRRVTRRRKAVLSGGLHPHYAAVTHTIATAEGMEIARRPAAVDAEADVLAAIDSDTACVVVQTPNVFGTVTDVTAIAAAAHAAGALLVVVTTEAVALGLLKSPGEMGADIAVAEGQSLGVGLNFGGPYVGLFACREKFVRQMPGRLCGETVDAEGRRGFVLTLSTREQHIRREKATSNICTNSGLCALAFSIHMTLLGGTGLRRLAEVNHGRARTLAGALAGVPGLEVLTPRFFNEVAVRVPGSAAALVEDLAGEGILAGVPFSRLDPSAGQDDVLLLAATETTSAADIDALVAALSRRIR, encoded by the coding sequence ATGCGTTACCTGCCGCTGGACGAGGCGGACCGCCGCCACATGCTGGGTGTGATCGGCGCCCCCGACGTCGACGCCCTCTTTGCCGACGTTCCTGCGCCGGCCCGCCTCTCCGCCCCGGTCGACCTGCCCCGGCACGCCGGGGAGATCGAGGTCGAGCGCGAGCTCGCGGGCCTGGCGGCCCTGAACCGTCCTGCGGGGGCGGGACCCTTCTTCTGTGGGGCGGGCGCCTATCGGCACCATGTGCCGGCGACGGTGGACCACATCATCCAGCGGTCCGAGTTCCTGACCAGCTACACGCCCTACCAGCCCGAGATCGCCCAGGGCACCCTGCAGGTGCTGTTCGAGTTCCAGACCCAGGTCGCCGCCCTGACCGGCATGGAGGTGGCCAACGCCTCGCTCTACGACGGCTCCACGGCCTGCGCCGAGGCGGTGATGATGTCCCGGCGGGTCACCCGCCGGCGCAAGGCCGTGCTGTCGGGCGGCCTCCACCCCCACTATGCCGCGGTCACCCACACCATCGCCACGGCGGAGGGCATGGAGATCGCCCGCCGGCCGGCCGCCGTCGACGCCGAGGCGGACGTCCTGGCCGCCATCGATTCGGACACCGCCTGCGTGGTGGTCCAGACCCCCAACGTCTTCGGGACGGTGACGGACGTCACCGCCATCGCCGCGGCCGCCCACGCCGCCGGCGCCCTCCTGGTGGTGGTGACCACCGAGGCCGTGGCCCTGGGTCTCCTGAAGTCCCCGGGGGAGATGGGCGCCGACATCGCCGTGGCCGAGGGCCAGTCCCTGGGCGTCGGCCTGAACTTCGGCGGCCCCTATGTCGGCCTCTTCGCCTGCCGCGAGAAATTCGTCCGCCAGATGCCGGGCCGGCTCTGCGGCGAGACCGTGGACGCCGAGGGCCGACGGGGCTTTGTCCTGACCCTCTCGACCCGCGAGCAGCACATCCGCCGCGAGAAGGCGACCTCGAACATCTGCACCAACTCCGGGCTCTGCGCCCTGGCCTTCTCCATCCACATGACACTGCTGGGCGGAACCGGCCTGCGGCGCCTGGCCGAAGTCAACCACGGCCGCGCCCGGACCCTGGCCGGGGCCCTGGCCGGCGTGCCTGGCCTGGAGGTCCTGACGCCCCGCTTCTTCAACGAGGTCGCCGTGAGGGTTCCCGGCTCGGCCGCCGCCCTGGTGGAGGACCTGGCCGGGGAGGGGATCCTCGCCGGCGTGCCCTTCTCCCGCCTCGACCCCTCGGCGGGCCAGGACGATGTCCTGCTGCTCGCCGCCACTGAAACCACCTCGGCCGCCGACATCGACGCCCTGGTCGCCGCCCTGTCCCGGAGGATTCGCTGA
- the ispH gene encoding 4-hydroxy-3-methylbut-2-enyl diphosphate reductase, with product MSADPAAPAVLTVRLAAPRGFCAGVDRAIQVVEATLERFGAPVYVRHEIVHNRHVVSRLRDMGAVFVETLEECPDDRPVVFSAHGSPRSVTDGAKARGMTFLDATCPLVSKVHVEAARHYAAGRQVLLIGHAGHPEVVGTMGQLPEGAVVLIETLEDARAFVPGGAGGVAYVTQTTLSVDDTAEIVEALKARFPDMAAPHRDDICYATTNRQEAVKSIAGECDVLLVIGSANSSNSVRLVEVGLRAGAPKAFLIDDADDLDLAWLAGARTVGVTAGASAPEDLVQGVIRKLSSAFAVTVEEVGAARETVSFKLPRALLA from the coding sequence ATGAGCGCAGACCCCGCCGCCCCCGCCGTCCTGACCGTCCGACTGGCCGCCCCGCGGGGCTTCTGTGCGGGCGTCGACCGCGCCATCCAGGTGGTGGAGGCGACCCTCGAGCGCTTCGGGGCGCCGGTCTATGTGCGCCACGAGATCGTCCATAACCGCCACGTCGTCTCCCGCCTCAGGGACATGGGCGCCGTTTTTGTCGAGACCCTCGAGGAATGCCCGGATGACCGGCCGGTGGTGTTCTCCGCCCACGGCAGCCCGCGCTCGGTCACGGATGGCGCCAAGGCGAGGGGCATGACCTTCCTGGACGCCACCTGCCCCCTCGTCTCCAAGGTGCACGTCGAGGCCGCTCGCCATTACGCCGCCGGCCGCCAGGTCCTTCTCATCGGTCACGCAGGCCATCCCGAGGTGGTCGGGACCATGGGCCAGTTGCCCGAGGGGGCGGTCGTGCTGATCGAGACCCTTGAGGACGCCCGGGCCTTCGTCCCTGGAGGCGCCGGCGGCGTGGCGTACGTTACCCAGACCACCCTGTCGGTGGATGACACGGCCGAGATCGTCGAGGCGCTGAAAGCGCGATTCCCGGACATGGCTGCGCCGCACCGGGACGACATCTGCTACGCGACCACCAACCGCCAGGAGGCGGTGAAATCCATCGCCGGCGAGTGCGACGTGCTGCTGGTGATCGGCTCGGCCAACTCCTCCAATTCCGTCCGGCTGGTGGAGGTGGGGCTCCGGGCCGGCGCCCCGAAGGCCTTCCTGATCGACGATGCCGACGACCTGGACCTTGCCTGGCTGGCAGGCGCCCGGACCGTGGGCGTCACCGCAGGCGCCTCGGCGCCCGAAGACCTCGTCCAGGGCGTGATCCGCAAACTCTCCAGCGCCTTCGCCGTCACCGTCGAGGAGGTCGGCGCCGCCCGCGAGACCGTCAGCTTCAAGCTGCCCCGGGCCCTGCTGGCTTGA